From Candidatus Manganitrophus morganii, the proteins below share one genomic window:
- a CDS encoding universal stress protein, producing MKKPSTRQAIRKILVPTDFSPHSERAADYAAMLADGFQAEIVLLHVVEPFPYSVTDTMTVINHGEALKTIASSLLENARAKLEQSGATVEAHLTRGVPYEEILAWAGKKKIDLIVMGTRGRTGVGHFLLGSVADRVVHLAPCPVLTMTAAKGGSKSVRRKR from the coding sequence ATGAAAAAACCGTCCACACGACAAGCGATCCGGAAAATTTTGGTCCCCACCGATTTCTCGCCCCACTCCGAGCGGGCCGCCGATTACGCTGCGATGCTGGCGGACGGCTTTCAAGCCGAGATCGTTCTCCTCCACGTGGTCGAGCCGTTCCCCTACAGCGTGACCGACACGATGACGGTTATCAACCACGGCGAAGCGCTCAAGACCATCGCCTCCTCTCTGCTCGAGAACGCCCGCGCGAAGCTGGAGCAGAGCGGCGCCACGGTCGAAGCCCATCTCACCCGCGGAGTCCCCTATGAGGAAATCCTTGCCTGGGCCGGCAAAAAGAAGATCGATCTCATCGTCATGGGAACCCGCGGACGAACCGGGGTCGGACACTTCCTCCTCGGAAGCGTCGCGGACCGGGTCGTCCACCTCGCCCCCTGCCCGGTCCTAACGATGACCGCTGCAAAAGGGGGCTCAAAATCGGTGAGGCGTAAGCGGTAA
- a CDS encoding CBS domain-containing protein, whose translation MRKNDLKMGAKPLLQTTALDLMERAVVFFKKETKCDAILSCMVNGNFGSVPVVDEEMRLLGIVSEYDLLDALMTGVDVTHLSAEEIMKHPHAVSIDCPALEIGRFIQQNHLIRLPVVDQDNRLVGMVARRDLLNGYLEALLERDKDAL comes from the coding sequence ATGAGAAAGAACGATTTGAAGATGGGAGCCAAGCCGCTCCTGCAGACGACAGCCCTCGATTTGATGGAACGGGCCGTGGTCTTCTTTAAAAAAGAGACGAAGTGTGACGCGATCCTCTCGTGCATGGTCAACGGAAACTTCGGAAGCGTTCCGGTTGTGGATGAGGAGATGAGGCTCCTCGGTATCGTGAGCGAGTACGATCTTCTCGACGCCCTCATGACCGGCGTCGATGTCACCCACCTTTCGGCCGAGGAGATCATGAAACATCCCCACGCCGTTTCGATCGACTGCCCGGCCTTGGAAATCGGCCGCTTCATCCAACAGAATCATCTGATCCGTCTGCCGGTGGTCGATCAGGACAATCGGTTGGTCGGGATGGTCGCACGGCGCGACCTTTTGAACGGATACCTGGAAGCGCTTCTTGAACGAGATAAAGACGCTTTGTAG
- a CDS encoding CBS domain-containing protein: protein MQQEEKMTMEDRMTPDPVTIRSDQTIGEGLVLMFEHDIRHLPVVSHGKVVGMVSDRDIRQLLGKASIAAKHREEERRQLRLPVTEIMATHLYTVEKTTPLAEGVRLMVEHKIGAVPVVDSKQHVVGIFSELDALRYCLYLIERYQSVRS from the coding sequence ATGCAACAAGAAGAGAAGATGACCATGGAGGACCGAATGACCCCCGATCCGGTCACGATCCGCTCCGACCAGACGATCGGAGAGGGGCTGGTCCTGATGTTCGAGCATGACATCCGCCATCTCCCGGTCGTCTCTCACGGGAAGGTGGTCGGGATGGTCTCCGACCGGGATATTCGCCAGCTCCTCGGGAAGGCGAGCATTGCCGCGAAGCACCGCGAGGAAGAGCGGCGCCAGCTTCGGCTTCCGGTCACGGAGATCATGGCGACCCATCTTTATACCGTCGAGAAGACAACCCCTCTTGCCGAGGGGGTCCGGCTCATGGTAGAACACAAGATCGGCGCCGTTCCGGTCGTCGATTCAAAGCAGCATGTCGTCGGGATCTTCAGCGAGCTCGATGCGCTGCGGTACTGTCTCTATCTCATTGAACGATACCAAAGTGTACGCTCTTAA
- a CDS encoding tetratricopeptide repeat protein, which yields MKWIVPLRLIYIAGLFLICLPGFSFASSPADRAKSSFEEGIELNKQRRYDEALEKFIQAATLSLDSHIYHQAVYRTQIALRRGPQGTQFYKDLAAKHPTNATVHYWLGRFHLESRALEEAAKEFEEAARLAPRDEHAFVSLGHVYLRIGKEKEALEAYTQANKLSPKIAVVHAGMANIHYRRNHFDKAQKEYEAALAIDPSLMEARYNLGLIYEKKGEISNAVKQWQAMVEADPNESRAREKLARVYFLGGEYLDATREYATLSQVKQGSPDIFLALGESQLLLAASLSDPNERRQLITMAIQAFQRTVELDPKNVQARKYLDRLNSEKPARAQKNERAPSEKTGKGKSVE from the coding sequence GTGAAATGGATCGTACCCCTGCGGCTGATTTACATCGCAGGTTTGTTCCTCATTTGTCTGCCCGGTTTTTCGTTCGCCTCTTCCCCCGCCGATCGCGCCAAATCTTCCTTTGAAGAAGGAATCGAGCTGAACAAGCAACGGCGCTACGATGAGGCCCTTGAGAAATTTATCCAGGCGGCGACATTGAGCCTCGACAGCCATATCTACCACCAGGCGGTTTACCGGACCCAGATTGCCCTGCGCCGCGGTCCCCAAGGAACACAGTTCTACAAAGATCTGGCGGCGAAACACCCGACGAATGCAACGGTCCATTACTGGCTCGGCCGGTTCCATCTGGAAAGCCGCGCTTTGGAAGAGGCGGCGAAGGAATTCGAGGAGGCCGCCCGGCTGGCCCCTCGGGACGAACACGCCTTTGTTTCGCTAGGGCATGTCTACCTTCGGATCGGAAAAGAGAAAGAGGCCTTGGAAGCCTACACGCAGGCGAACAAACTCTCGCCCAAAATTGCGGTCGTCCATGCCGGCATGGCCAATATCCATTACCGCCGGAACCATTTCGACAAAGCGCAAAAGGAGTATGAAGCGGCGCTTGCGATCGATCCTTCACTCATGGAAGCGCGGTACAATCTGGGTCTGATCTATGAGAAGAAGGGGGAGATCTCCAACGCCGTGAAGCAATGGCAGGCGATGGTCGAGGCCGATCCGAATGAATCGAGGGCGCGCGAGAAGCTCGCGCGGGTTTATTTCCTCGGCGGGGAATATCTCGATGCAACCCGGGAGTACGCCACCCTCTCGCAGGTCAAGCAAGGCTCACCCGACATTTTCCTCGCCCTCGGCGAATCCCAGCTCTTGCTGGCGGCAAGTCTCTCCGACCCAAACGAGCGCCGGCAATTGATCACCATGGCGATTCAGGCGTTTCAACGGACCGTTGAGCTCGATCCGAAAAACGTGCAGGCCCGCAAATATCTGGACCGCTTGAACTCCGAGAAACCGGCGCGGGCGCAAAAAAATGAAAGAGCACCTTCGGAAAAAACGGGAAAGGGGAAAAGCGTTGAATAG
- a CDS encoding multicopper oxidase domain-containing protein, with translation MKKSEGSFWGGFFAFLALFLFQSGVLNAEGTHPHDHDMQEMRMPERGQGSPVPAGAVRQDAGAQMLNKLTEKLDHEITRAGGNLGGFTNASQAHTMSQGIPLQIANEEAVVQGGRCPSNIPVKTFDISAINAEITISRFMDYYPGYLYVLTEDLQKVRAEEAKNKAARESKDPFPAAAVSVGLQGDLIQPLVIRANAGDCVRITLRNQTENDEPVSLHIHGSSMIVKATGQAATMTNKDSMVAPGKTQEFEWYIPGDQPDSAHHFHSHAVRDQWSLGMFGSLVVEPRGSRYLNPWTGKEMKSGWMAMIEDPNGPDFREFAIFYHEIGDEVFRILDRNSEMLAQRDSFTDTYRPGGRGLNLRSEPHGTRLAMQDKEHHVHDESMGYGSYTFGDPATTVPRSYLGDPTKYRMMGGSEVIHSHHLHGGSDRWPRSPGAVTAAEFNFAATAGGTGPVKFPPVRTSSERLDVQAIGAAESYDQVIECGAGGCAYGAGDYTFHCHIPQHYVTGMWGFWRVYNTLQVAGSQDDIMPPLAELPDRKGKMKPAVDSSKLVGKTVDWFGGQKFKITADKSNWKANPPEVSIKEWVDMMLPAQGKPGGTDDEHKQVVSMDATVLDWVWDGNTAMSEPETKQVWVNYKSPTPGKRFALRFDPATGKLSIPYLRPHMGKRVPFSPEHNPAPFFEPIRRMARETEPATPGEQGPWSLCPGRAPRKFYTINGITLPITLKAATKKTPAIVDPDGLLFVLEEEEAEVRKNDDKKVPLAIRANVYDCVDVIYKSKMQDDDRTVHSNKTNIHPHFFQFDITASDGVIIGFNYEQSVRPFTILKPEDKAKPHYGLPVPQNTTLTKEAKAGDTSIEIASAVRKVDVHEIKFDTPMFHPGITIGLSLDGVGEFEAVKIKEIKGTTVVLTEPLKGNHKKGSIASPEFVRYRWYPDVDLGLVFWHDHVFGLDGWGHGLFGSTIVEPAGSTYHDPATGKEIRSGIVADIRTTDPVSHQVSGSFREVVMQIMDSNPRTAELITADNPMAGRPSVDGTPSAKYPERLNKSAMTFLNGGEATTGGGFGLRVEPLSVRLANNPDPSQLFSSKVHGDPATPMMKAYLGDPIVFRIIQGAANEAHTWHVSGHYFPMERFNSGSLPRNTFHIAIAERLDMVIPAAGGPQRMAGDYLYYSGRASHFSGGSWGLIRVLDKPDKSLQPLPSREEIPAPAKEVCPADAPVKNFSVSAIDYAMRFNPGMPEIMEVDLGRRVNTANEQGKAYVLDDEVTKVKSGNLKPMPLTLWVNVGDCIKIKLTNRMAKERAGLHADMLAFDPKDSTGANVGNNPGDQTVAPGQSRTYTYYAHPEYGENASMIQDWGNVVDNPRNGLYGAVIIGPRGSKYRDPATGEDITLKNSWQADVIVDRSVPGNENKKNYREFSLMFQDEDQLMGTSFMPYAQKVAGLTGVNYRAEPKDWYIDNGACEVGMIFQCVSASKTGPSTPVLQAHAGDPVLIHVFGGFSEQVGVFALDGHEWPADQFRGAHLHSSFEFGGSSYLRVDLRGGAGGPHQLAGDYVYMNHRAAYIDAGQWGFLKVLPKGDKKILALSPTDPGFRFAGQEGSARPISVEGKAE, from the coding sequence ATGAAGAAGTCAGAAGGTAGCTTCTGGGGGGGATTTTTTGCGTTTTTAGCATTGTTTTTGTTCCAGAGCGGCGTGTTGAATGCCGAAGGGACACATCCGCACGATCATGACATGCAGGAAATGAGAATGCCGGAGCGGGGCCAGGGAAGTCCGGTTCCCGCCGGGGCCGTCCGCCAGGACGCCGGCGCGCAGATGTTGAACAAACTGACCGAGAAGCTCGATCACGAAATCACCCGGGCCGGTGGAAATCTGGGCGGATTCACGAACGCTTCTCAGGCCCACACGATGTCGCAGGGGATTCCCCTCCAGATCGCGAATGAAGAAGCGGTCGTCCAAGGGGGACGCTGCCCGAGCAATATTCCGGTGAAGACCTTCGATATCTCCGCCATCAATGCGGAGATCACGATCAGCCGCTTTATGGACTACTATCCCGGCTACCTCTATGTTCTGACCGAAGATCTCCAAAAGGTTCGCGCGGAAGAGGCCAAAAACAAAGCGGCCCGCGAGAGCAAAGATCCCTTTCCTGCGGCGGCCGTTTCCGTTGGGCTTCAGGGCGATCTGATTCAACCGCTGGTCATCCGCGCCAACGCCGGTGACTGCGTCCGGATTACCCTCCGGAACCAGACCGAGAACGACGAGCCGGTTAGCCTCCACATTCACGGCTCCAGTATGATCGTGAAGGCCACCGGTCAGGCGGCAACGATGACGAACAAGGATTCGATGGTCGCGCCGGGCAAGACGCAGGAATTCGAATGGTATATCCCCGGAGATCAACCCGACTCAGCACATCATTTCCATAGCCATGCCGTCCGTGATCAATGGTCGCTCGGCATGTTCGGTTCCCTTGTGGTTGAACCGCGGGGTTCTCGTTATCTGAATCCCTGGACCGGCAAGGAGATGAAGAGCGGCTGGATGGCGATGATCGAAGATCCGAACGGACCCGACTTCCGTGAGTTCGCCATCTTCTATCATGAGATCGGCGACGAGGTCTTCCGGATCCTGGACCGCAACAGCGAGATGCTGGCGCAGCGCGATTCCTTCACCGACACCTATCGGCCCGGCGGCCGGGGACTGAATCTTCGAAGCGAGCCGCACGGAACGCGGCTGGCCATGCAGGACAAGGAGCACCATGTCCACGATGAATCGATGGGGTACGGCTCCTACACTTTTGGCGATCCTGCCACCACGGTTCCCCGTTCTTACTTGGGCGATCCGACCAAATATCGGATGATGGGGGGATCGGAAGTCATTCACTCCCATCATCTCCACGGCGGCAGCGACCGCTGGCCTCGTTCACCCGGCGCCGTCACCGCGGCGGAGTTTAATTTTGCGGCGACCGCCGGCGGAACCGGCCCGGTGAAGTTCCCGCCGGTCCGAACCAGCTCCGAGCGTTTGGACGTTCAGGCGATCGGCGCCGCCGAATCGTATGATCAGGTGATCGAATGCGGCGCCGGCGGCTGTGCCTACGGCGCGGGCGACTACACCTTCCACTGCCACATCCCCCAGCACTACGTCACCGGGATGTGGGGCTTCTGGCGCGTCTACAACACCCTTCAGGTGGCCGGCTCCCAAGATGACATCATGCCGCCGCTGGCCGAGCTTCCCGATCGGAAAGGAAAGATGAAACCGGCGGTCGATTCCTCCAAACTTGTCGGCAAGACGGTCGATTGGTTCGGTGGACAGAAGTTCAAGATCACCGCCGACAAGAGCAACTGGAAGGCGAATCCACCTGAAGTGTCGATCAAAGAGTGGGTCGACATGATGCTTCCGGCCCAGGGAAAACCAGGCGGGACCGACGACGAGCATAAGCAGGTCGTTTCGATGGATGCGACGGTGCTCGATTGGGTTTGGGATGGAAATACCGCCATGTCGGAACCGGAGACGAAGCAGGTGTGGGTCAACTATAAGAGTCCCACGCCGGGAAAGCGGTTCGCACTTCGGTTCGATCCGGCCACAGGGAAACTTTCAATCCCTTATTTAAGGCCGCACATGGGGAAACGGGTTCCTTTCTCGCCCGAGCACAACCCGGCGCCGTTCTTTGAGCCGATCCGACGGATGGCGAGAGAAACAGAGCCGGCGACTCCTGGAGAGCAGGGGCCGTGGAGCCTCTGTCCCGGAAGAGCACCCCGGAAATTCTACACGATCAACGGGATTACTCTTCCGATCACACTGAAGGCGGCGACGAAGAAAACGCCGGCGATCGTTGATCCGGATGGGTTGCTCTTCGTTTTGGAAGAGGAAGAAGCGGAAGTTCGTAAGAACGACGATAAAAAAGTGCCGTTGGCGATTCGTGCCAATGTGTATGATTGTGTCGACGTCATTTATAAGAGCAAGATGCAGGATGACGACCGAACCGTTCATTCCAATAAGACGAACATCCATCCCCATTTCTTCCAGTTCGACATCACCGCGTCGGACGGGGTGATCATCGGCTTTAACTACGAGCAGTCGGTCCGGCCTTTCACCATCTTGAAGCCGGAGGACAAGGCGAAGCCGCATTACGGACTACCGGTTCCTCAAAACACCACGTTGACCAAAGAGGCGAAAGCAGGGGATACCTCGATTGAGATCGCCTCCGCTGTCCGCAAAGTCGACGTGCATGAGATCAAGTTCGATACCCCGATGTTCCACCCGGGGATCACCATCGGACTTTCCCTCGACGGCGTCGGCGAGTTCGAAGCGGTCAAGATCAAAGAGATCAAGGGAACCACGGTGGTCCTGACCGAGCCTCTTAAGGGGAATCATAAGAAAGGATCGATCGCCAGCCCTGAGTTCGTTCGTTATCGGTGGTATCCCGACGTCGACCTCGGCCTGGTCTTCTGGCACGACCATGTCTTCGGTCTTGATGGCTGGGGCCATGGGCTCTTCGGTTCGACGATCGTTGAGCCGGCCGGATCGACCTATCATGATCCGGCGACCGGAAAAGAGATCCGGAGCGGGATTGTGGCGGATATCCGTACGACCGATCCTGTTTCTCATCAGGTCTCGGGCAGCTTCCGCGAAGTCGTCATGCAGATCATGGATTCCAACCCGAGAACGGCTGAGTTGATCACGGCCGATAACCCGATGGCGGGACGTCCTTCCGTGGACGGAACGCCGTCTGCGAAGTATCCGGAACGGCTGAACAAGTCGGCGATGACCTTCCTCAACGGAGGAGAGGCCACCACCGGCGGAGGGTTTGGATTGCGGGTGGAGCCGCTTTCGGTGCGGCTGGCCAACAACCCCGATCCTTCTCAGCTCTTCTCCAGCAAGGTGCATGGCGATCCGGCAACCCCGATGATGAAAGCCTATCTCGGCGATCCGATCGTCTTCCGCATCATTCAGGGAGCGGCGAATGAAGCCCACACCTGGCATGTCAGCGGCCATTATTTTCCGATGGAGCGCTTCAACTCCGGTTCGCTGCCGCGCAATACCTTCCACATTGCCATTGCAGAGCGGCTCGATATGGTCATCCCGGCCGCCGGCGGACCGCAACGGATGGCGGGGGACTACCTCTACTACTCCGGGCGGGCCTCTCACTTCTCCGGTGGATCGTGGGGATTGATCCGGGTGTTGGATAAACCGGATAAGAGCCTCCAACCCTTGCCTTCTCGGGAAGAGATTCCCGCCCCGGCAAAGGAGGTCTGCCCTGCGGATGCGCCGGTCAAGAACTTCAGCGTCTCAGCGATCGATTATGCCATGCGTTTTAATCCCGGCATGCCGGAGATCATGGAGGTCGACCTGGGCCGGAGGGTGAATACGGCCAACGAGCAAGGAAAGGCCTATGTCCTCGATGATGAGGTGACCAAGGTAAAAAGCGGGAATCTCAAACCGATGCCGCTGACACTGTGGGTCAACGTCGGGGATTGCATCAAGATCAAGCTCACCAACCGGATGGCCAAAGAGCGGGCGGGGCTGCATGCCGATATGCTCGCTTTTGATCCGAAAGATTCCACCGGGGCGAACGTCGGAAACAATCCCGGCGATCAAACGGTGGCCCCCGGCCAGAGCCGGACGTATACCTACTATGCCCACCCTGAATATGGTGAAAATGCTTCCATGATTCAGGACTGGGGGAACGTCGTCGACAATCCTCGGAACGGTCTCTACGGCGCCGTTATCATCGGGCCGAGAGGGTCGAAGTATCGCGATCCGGCGACCGGAGAGGATATTACCCTGAAGAATTCCTGGCAGGCCGACGTGATCGTTGACCGGAGCGTTCCGGGCAATGAGAACAAGAAAAACTACCGGGAATTCTCGCTGATGTTCCAGGATGAAGATCAGCTTATGGGAACCAGCTTCATGCCGTATGCTCAGAAGGTCGCCGGCCTCACCGGGGTGAACTACCGGGCGGAGCCGAAAGACTGGTATATCGACAACGGAGCCTGCGAGGTTGGGATGATCTTCCAGTGTGTGTCCGCCAGCAAGACCGGTCCGAGCACGCCGGTTCTGCAGGCCCATGCCGGGGATCCGGTTCTCATCCATGTCTTTGGCGGATTCAGCGAGCAGGTCGGGGTCTTTGCGCTGGATGGTCACGAGTGGCCCGCCGATCAATTCAGAGGGGCGCATTTGCACAGTTCCTTTGAATTCGGCGGAAGCTCCTACCTCCGTGTCGACCTCAGAGGGGGCGCCGGCGGACCGCATCAGTTGGCGGGTGATTACGTCTATATGAATCACCGGGCTGCCTACATCGATGCGGGACAATGGGGCTTCCTCAAGGTGCTTCCGAAGGGAGACAAGAAGATTCTCGCCTTGTCGCCGACCGATCCCGGCTTCCGATTCGCGGGACAGGAGGGAAGCGCTCGACCGATCTCCGTAGAGGGGAAGGCTGAGTAA
- a CDS encoding sigma 54-interacting transcriptional regulator: MTESNHQEKRVSVASEGETCSLGEDDSVAPPISAEERAVPQDGNGARPGEESKGHPTEEGTALAERLRAYPIFDRDGKVARVIEVVRDVPIEEAPSAIDRAEAPPSFCGMIGGSRKMKALFETIQRVAPSNATILLYGESGTGKELVAKAIHENSLRCHAPFIAIDCGALPETLLESELFGHVKGAFTGAIQNKKGLFEEAEGGTLFLDEIADTSLAFQSKLLRVLQEGEARPVGGNRSIKVNVRVVAATNKPLKEAIAKKSFREDLYYRLAVMPMVIPPLRERPEDIPLLARHFIEKYSLPDGRAPLRLSEEAIGVLTKFPWHGNVRELENVIERGVLVSPDSEILPEAFMIGEGADLSGTSPFAAHSSSMEEALAKVEREQIMHALEKHNGNKSLSARFLGISRASLYNKIKQYRIGTRL; encoded by the coding sequence GTGACCGAGTCGAATCATCAAGAAAAGCGTGTTTCTGTTGCTTCGGAAGGGGAGACCTGTTCCTTGGGTGAGGACGACTCCGTCGCCCCACCGATCTCCGCCGAAGAGCGTGCGGTTCCTCAGGATGGAAACGGCGCTCGGCCGGGTGAAGAGTCGAAGGGGCACCCTACGGAAGAGGGGACCGCGCTTGCAGAGCGGCTCCGCGCCTATCCAATTTTTGATCGAGACGGAAAGGTGGCCCGGGTCATCGAGGTCGTTCGGGATGTCCCGATCGAGGAAGCCCCCTCCGCCATAGATCGAGCGGAGGCCCCCCCCTCTTTTTGCGGGATGATCGGGGGGAGCCGGAAGATGAAGGCCCTTTTTGAGACGATTCAAAGGGTCGCCCCGAGCAATGCCACGATCCTCCTCTACGGCGAGAGCGGCACCGGCAAAGAGCTGGTCGCCAAAGCGATCCACGAGAACAGCCTAAGATGCCATGCCCCCTTCATCGCCATCGACTGCGGCGCCCTTCCCGAAACGCTGCTGGAGAGCGAACTCTTCGGCCATGTCAAAGGGGCCTTCACCGGCGCCATCCAGAACAAAAAAGGGCTCTTCGAAGAAGCCGAAGGGGGAACCCTCTTCCTCGACGAGATCGCCGACACCAGCTTGGCGTTTCAGTCGAAGCTCCTTCGGGTGTTGCAAGAAGGGGAGGCGCGGCCGGTGGGAGGCAATCGGAGCATCAAGGTGAATGTGCGGGTGGTGGCCGCCACCAACAAGCCGCTGAAGGAAGCGATCGCCAAAAAGAGCTTTCGAGAAGATCTCTACTACCGGCTGGCGGTGATGCCGATGGTGATCCCCCCCTTACGGGAGCGGCCCGAAGACATCCCCTTGCTGGCCCGGCATTTTATCGAGAAATATTCCCTTCCCGACGGCAGAGCGCCGCTGCGCCTATCGGAGGAAGCGATTGGAGTGTTGACGAAATTCCCCTGGCATGGGAATGTGCGGGAGCTGGAGAATGTCATCGAGCGTGGCGTCCTTGTCTCCCCCGATTCCGAAATCCTTCCCGAAGCATTCATGATCGGAGAGGGGGCCGATTTGTCGGGGACATCCCCCTTTGCCGCTCACTCTTCGAGCATGGAAGAGGCGCTTGCAAAGGTCGAGCGTGAGCAGATCATGCATGCCCTCGAAAAACATAACGGTAATAAATCGCTCTCCGCCCGCTTTTTGGGTATCTCCCGCGCCAGTCTTTATAACAAGATCAAGCAATATCGGATCGGAACCCGCCTCTAA
- a CDS encoding response regulator, with protein sequence MDDKKDQIKTRPPRILVLDDDKSFRELLVDLFRGNGYEVVTVATGEDALCKVQEEQFDLATIDFDLPGWVNGIDFLKELKEMASHTEVILLTGNASEEVAKEAIIRGAYHYYVKPLHQIDQFLQLIAQALESSRQKKKNKENPNASSRA encoded by the coding sequence ATGGACGATAAGAAGGATCAAATAAAGACGAGGCCTCCTCGGATCCTGGTCCTGGATGACGATAAAAGCTTCCGGGAGCTTTTGGTCGACCTTTTCAGAGGCAACGGGTATGAGGTTGTCACGGTTGCCACCGGGGAGGATGCCCTTTGCAAGGTTCAAGAAGAGCAATTCGATCTCGCCACGATCGATTTCGACCTTCCCGGCTGGGTCAACGGGATCGATTTTCTAAAAGAGCTCAAAGAGATGGCTTCTCACACCGAGGTGATCCTCCTGACCGGCAATGCTTCCGAGGAGGTGGCCAAAGAAGCGATTATTCGAGGCGCCTACCATTATTACGTCAAACCGCTTCATCAAATTGATCAGTTCCTCCAACTGATCGCACAAGCGCTGGAATCGAGCCGTCAAAAGAAGAAAAACAAAGAAAATCCGAACGCTTCCAGCCGGGCCTAA